The Shewanella pealeana ATCC 700345 genome contains the following window.
ATTGATCCCGCAAACCGAGAAAGTAAACGATCAAGACCTAACAGTTGTAGAAGAGAACCCACCAGCCAACATTATTGATGCTGCCACAACTGGCACCATGAACGGCCTGTCACTGGCCATGGCTGTGGGCGCTATGCTGTTTGCTTTTGTCAGCTTAGTCGCGCTAATGAATGGCATGCTAGGTGGCATTGGCAACTGGTTTGGCTTTGACGGTCTAAGCTTACAGCTGATCCTTGGCTACCTGTTTGCCCCTATCGCTTGGCTAATGGGTGTGGCTTGGGATGAAGCGCTGTTAGCAGGCTCGTTCATCGGCCAGAAGATAGTGATCAACGAGTTCTTTGCATATATCAACTTGGCACCTTACCTAAGTGGTGATGCGATTGTTGAGGCAACAGGCATGCCTATGTCTGAGCGTACGCAAGTGATTCTATCGTTTGCACTGTGTGGCTTTGCTAACTTAGGCACGGTAGCGATTGCGATTGCCGGCATTGGTGGTTTAGTACCTGAGCGCCGCTCTGAAATTGCATCACTTGGCTTAAAAGCACTGTTTGCAGGTATCTTGTCAAACCTAATGGCAGCAACCATTGCTGGCTTGTTTATGAGCCTGGCTTAAGCAAGCAGCTTGTGATGCTGCAGCGCTCTGCATCATCTGGGTGATATTGACACCGCCTCGCTGTAGGCATAAAAATGGCCGCTATTAGCGGCCATTTTGTTTTCTATGTTTTCACTCTTGCTGTTTTACTTATGAATGATTAACCGCTCACCGGTCAGCTCATCGATGGCGTAAATCGCTTCAAGATCATAATCAACGATAAAAAATTGCTGAAGAGCACCAGAGTATACGCCGGTATCAAAATCAAATGGCGTTGCGCCGCTACCAACAAACTTGCCTGAAAGCTCAGTATATTCACCCGTTGATTGATCCACTTTATAGAGCCCAGAATTAGCATTACCATTGATGGCAATAAGCTCATTACCCGCCCAGATAAGACTTTCAATACTGTTTGATGATAAGTTTGGCATCAACTTGTCTTTTGAGAACCAAGTTAAACTTCCATCACCGGTAGAAATTTGAACTAAGTTATCATCCATTTCTACAATGAGTGCCTCACCATCGGGGCTGAGAGTCAATGAATCTATTCGATCATACTCAAACTCTGTGCCGATATAGTCTAAATTACTGCTAAAATCTGTGACTTCGCCACTATCAAGATTGATCTTTTTCCAGAAAAGCTCATCAATCCAGTTTTCACCGTCATAGTAATTATTTTCGGTTAAGGTGAAGGCTAAATTCTTGTCAAAATCGATAGCAAACTCAGACTGCATATCCTCAATTAAAGCAATATTGATAATATCCAGCGTATCGAATTCAAAAAAGTACAGGCCTCCAGCGTCATAATCTTTGGTCAAGTAAAAACCGGACTCAACAGGGTTTACAGTAACGTATTGTTCAAAGTAAAAGTTAGGTTGCTCATCGATGTCATTATTAACGGATAGATCGAATACTGTTTCTAACTGGCTATTATCGGTTGCATCAATCGGGAACCGATACATTGCAGGGCTCTCATCGCTGCTATAGTAAAGCGACTTTTCATCACTCGATAAAGCAATGCTTCTAGGGTACCTAGATAAGTTAATATTGACGCTGTCATTACCTGACGCAACAAACGCCCCACTATCTAAGTTATAGGTGATGAGCATCTGTACACCTTCATCCCAAATATGCACATCTCGACCTGCAACATGTGCACTTTCAACTTCTTCAAAAGGGGATATTAGGTTTCTAAAATCGGCAAAACTCTCGACGATTTGTAAGTTAAGGTCAAAGGTAATCGCCCCCTCATCGATAATCAGCGTCAGTTTATTGCCCTGTTCATCATAGATAAAGTCTTTATAAAACCTTAAAGAGAGGTCCAAGCTGTCGATATCAGCTTGATAATCACTCCCCTGCCATATAATGCTCATCTGATCATTAACTTGATCAATTTTATATAGCTTTGGCGTGCCTACATCTCCCCAGAGCAAGTCACCATTGTGATATTGCAGCTCGTAGCCCCTATCGACCTCGATTCCAAAATCTGACTTTGCCGCATATAGCTGAGTCTTAATCCCAGTAGTCAGGTCAATTTCAAAAATAGTACCGTCAGAGTGCCAATCAGGAATAAGCAGCTTGTTATTATCTCCATTAAACACAATGGAATTAAATGCCTCATAACGCAGATCTTGGAACAGCACGGTAGTTGTAAAACTTGCAAGATCTAATGCCACCACTGTTAATCCGTATGTCTCAACAGCCGTCTCTAAAGTCCCTGCTATCACTAATCGGTTGCTGGCTTCATCGACAACGGCCTGTTCAGGTTCAAAATCGAAATCTGCTGTAGCTTGAAAAATGATGCTTCGCTCATCTGTCACTAGGTTATGCTGAATAATCTGCTTGCTGCTGTCATTAATAAGGTAAACATGATCACCAAAGGCAGTGAGACTCTCATTTTCCAAAATGAATGGCTTAGTATGCTTAATTGTTCTTTCAAAATTCTTGTATTCAAGCGTTTGGGTTGGCAGTACGCTCGTTTCAGGAGTTATTTCTAGCGTTTCTAGCTCGGCAATCGGTAGCGTGACGGTCCAGTTAAGAAAGTTATCAGAGCTAGTAACTGCTTCTCCATTAACCATTAAGCTCGATAGCTCAAATGAGCTGATCCCTCTGATTACAGTTGATCTCGCATCGGTTATTGCGCTGGCAGGTGGGTAAACGAGAGTAACCTCAACAATATCTCTAGGTAACAGCGTTATAGCAAACTCTTTCTCCAGTGCGTTATAACCATCACTGACTTGAAGCTGAACAGTCAAGCTGACACTCTCTGCAATAGAGGAAGGCGTCGTTAGCTGCACTACACCATTCGAACTTGAAACTCCAAACCCATCGGCAGAATCCTTAAGCGTCCATGAAATTTCTAAGCTATCGCTGTCGCTATCGGAAACAGTAACAGGGAAGCTCAGATCTTCACCTAACTGGAAGCTGTAACTTTCAGTCTCTGCAGTGATTAATGGTACAAGATTAGGTTTAATAATGACCAAGAATTCTTTTGTCTGCGCGTTATACCCATCACTGACTTGAAGTACGGCGGTTAAACTTACACTCTCTTCAATATAGATGGGCGCTGTTAGCTGTACGCCACCGTCACTACTTGAAATATCATAACCTTCAGGTGAATCTTTTAATTCCCATAAGATATATAAGTCATCACTGTCGCTATCAGTAATCGTAACAGGAAAGCTCAGATCTTCACCTAACTGGAAGCTGTATGCATCAGCATCGTAGCTAATTTGCGGCGCAAGGTTTTGAGTAATTGATATTTGAGTTTGTAAGGAGACTTCACTACTTCCATCAGACACACTGACCTGAACGGTAACAAGTACCCCCTGTTCTAATGGGGCTGTAACAACAAGCCGAACTTCATAATCACTGAGTTTTTCAAGCGTGACTTGAGATGGAGCATCTACTAAAAGCCAAGAAACCTGAAAATCATCACCATCTTTATCAGAAGCTAATGCAGCTAAAGATATAACCTCACCTTCCTGATACTCAGTTTTCTCAACTAATAGCTGAATTTCTGGCGGTATATTGTCAGGGGTAGAACTGTCTGATGGACAGCCTGTTAGCAGTAAAGAAGTGAATAAAAATAGCGCAGTTCGGTAGGAGGAAATCATTGTGACCCCTTTGTTATTTACATTTCCCAAACAAAGGTATCACAACAAAACAATGATCTACATCAAAAAACTCTTCAGTTTTTGGTAAAACTGAGTCTGTTTTAGCGATTTTTTCCTAATAACGTACCTAGGCTATAGCTGCGAACGACGATTTATAATCAATTACTTTCTGACAGTTCACCACCACGCGTCATCGGCGTAATATTGGCTCGTGCTTGTTCAAAAGCGGTTTCGGCGTCACCGGAACAGATAGCTTGCACGAGTGCTTGGTGACTTGAGGCACTGTCAGACAGATCATAATCTTGGTGGGTAAGCGCAATATATGCCTGCAATGGATATAAGATCTGCTTATATTGGCTTTGCATGCGCACACTGCCGCAGATCTCAATGATCAACTGGTGTAATTGCCAGTCCATTTCGCTAATGCGGCGGGTGTCATCACTGTGTTGTAAACACAGCAATTGATATTCTTGAAAAAAATCGGCTAAACGGGTTTTGTCTGTTTTACTGGCCCACTTGGCTGCCATCGCGGCGGCTTCGCCTTCTAGGGCGACGCGTAAATGATATAACTCCCACAAGTCTTGCTCGTTAATCTCAACCACTTGCCAGCCTGAATAAGGCTTTTGGATCACTAAGCCTTCGTTCACTAACGAATTTAGTGCCATACGCACAGTGCTGCGCGATAACTCTAACTGCTTAGCTAACGCACTTTCCACCAGCTTTTCGCCTAACTTGATGTGGCCTTCTAATATATGCGTTCGCAGATAACGGATGGCTTGAGACTCTAAACTTTCTTTGGTGATTTTCATATCGTTTACTGATGGATCAAATAGTGATTGCGTATAATGTAAGTGATTGAACAAGCTAAATAAAGTTAAACCATGCAGGATTTACGTCAACATAGCTTCTCGGACAAACTGCATAAAACTATGGGCTTGTGGCGATAACGACTTATTCTTACGGGTTAAAATATAATAAGCGCGCTGATGACGCACCTTTAACTCAGGAAACGGCATCACCAAACGACCATCGGCTAACTCTTCTTGGATCTGCTGATAGGCACAAACAGCAACCCCTAAACCACTCATCGCTAGCGACATCACCACTTGGCTCTCACTGGCATAATGGCACTTTTGTAGCTCTAAGCGAGCCACCGGATAATAATTAAGCCAATACTTCCAATCGAAATTGTCTCGGTCATGGATAATGTTGGCCTTAGCCAAGTCTGCCGGTACAGTCAGAGGTTTGCGCTTGAGGTACTCTGGCGAGCACACAGGCACATAATCCAAGCTGCACAAAAACTGCGAATCAAAGCCTTCCCATTCACCGTCACCCCATTTTATCGCTAACTCAGTTTGCGGTAAAAAATCAAAGTGATTGGTGGTCAGCATCTGCCCGACCAATAAGTTAGGGTGCTGGGCTAAAAATTTCGGTAATAATTTACTGACAACCTGGCGGCTAAAAACCGGCTCCATCTCAATATGTAAGGTGTAATGCTCGGCATTATTATGAAAGCCATCCACCACGCCCATTAATTCTTGGATGGGCTGATTAACCTGTAACAGTAATCGCTGTCCATCTTCTGTTAGTTGGATGTGTCGTCCGCCACGATAAAACAACTTGGTACGTAGCACGGCTTCAAGCTTGGCCACTTGTTGGCTAATGGCTGACTGCGTAAGACAAAGCTCACGGCTGGCCTCGGTAAAGCTTTGTTTATCTGCCACCGCTTTAAATGCCATAAACCAAGATAACTGCGGTAAGCGGGCACTTGAACTAACTTGAGTTGTATTCATAACATCCTGCGATGGTAAGCCCTTAAACCTATATAAGTATAAGGGCGATGCTTAACTAGCTACTAGCGCTTAGCGGCTAGACGTTGAAAAAGCTTAACAGCCTGGCTTAAAACGTAATACTGTTTCTAAGCGTTGGTCTTTTTGATACAAGCTACAATAGCTGTAACCTATCTCTTCAATATTGGTCTGCTGGCCTTGGGCAACCTTGCTAACTTTGGCCACGATGCGCTCAGCTACACTTTCTACACCTTCTTCGGCGCGCATGATACCAGATGCGTCAATATCTATATCTTCATTTAACAAATATTGGTTACCGCTCACACGGATCACTGGCACGATAGGGTTATTAAAGCCTGCGCCGCCGGTAGTCCATAAAATCAGATGCGCGCCCAGTGCCGCAAAGTGCATACCTGCGCTGCCACATAGGTGAGTGGCTTCCGACAGATAGAAACCCGCTGTGGTCGGCTTTTCATGGACTAGATGATTAATCTGCAATACATCTTGAATTGCACGAGTACCGGTTTTGCTCAGTGCACCAAAAGACTTCTCTTCTAATGTAGTAAGGCCACCGACACTGTTACCAATACTCATGGTTTCTACTTCTGCGCCGTCAACATGCCAACGCGCCTCTTCTTGATGGATTAAGCGTTCTAATTTATCGGCCACCTCAGTGCTAACCGCGCGCTGACGTAAAATGGATTCGCAACCGACTAATTCGATAAGCTCACCGGCAATGGCGGTTGCGCCCATATCGACTAAGGTGTCGACTGCTCGGCCAACACTCGGGTTTGAAGCAATGCCCGAGCTAGTATCAGAACCGCCGCACTTAACACCGATGATCAGCTCTGAGATCGGCTTTTCTACGCGAGGAGCGTCTTGTGCTGCTTGCTGTAGTTGCTGCGCTAATTCTTTACCTTGGTTAATCGTGGCGCGGGTGCCTTGCTGTTTCATGCACACTAATGAAAACGCAGGTCGGCCAGTTTCACGAATTGGTGCAGCTACGATTTCAGGATCGATACTGCCACAGCCCATGGCGAGTACCAGCACACCGGCCACATTCGGGTTATTGCCCGTATGGATCATGGTGTTGATCATCTCTTCGTTACCACCATACATACAGGTGTTGTAGTTAGTGACCACGATACCGTTATCGATACTGTCGGCAATGGCACGAGCTATGCCATCACAACATTCATCTACCGCCATAATCAATACATGATTACGAATACCCACGCTGCCGTCTGTACGGCCAAAACCAATAAAGCTATTCATCATGCTTGTTCAATCCGCATCTGTTTAATAATTTCTTGAATGATGTTGTCGGGAATATCTAATCGTTGGCTACGCACATTTTGCACATGAGCTAACTCACCACGCGGTATTGCCTTAATGGCTACGCCTACTGGATAGCTTGCCTTAGTAATAAGCTGTTGGGCTGCTATGTCAGTTAGTGCCACTTTATTACCAAAAGTAATGGCTTGCAGGCAGGTCACAAGATCAATGACTTGGTTATTGGTTGAGATAATTTCTATCTCATCGCCTTTGACGGCATCAACAAGCAGCGTTGCGACGTTGTCGGCTGGATCGAGTTGAATGGCTTTTTTCATGCTTTCTCGCGCTAGATTGTAGGACAATCCTACAATCTAGCCTTTTTTTACTATTTATCAATCCACAAATGCGCTATTTGCGCGCTAAAACTAGCGGCGATTATATGAAGTGTGATGCAGCATCCATTTTAAGACCTATCTCTTTTGCTAATAACAAAGATAGGCTCTGCGAACGAGACGTCTGCTTTTTTAGCCTGCCGCCACCGAAAACCACGACTTCACCAGCAAAGAGCTAAGCCAACCCACATCATTCATCAACAATAAACACAAGCTCGCAACCCCCGTCACACCGTTATCACCTAACTTGAGTAACGCCACTATTTTACCGCGTGATTCAATAGTCACAGCATTAAAACCACATGCGTGATCCAGTTCAAACTATTACATTTGGTAATGAGGGAATAAGTTTTTATTGTTGTCACTCAGCGCCAACCTCGCTCAAAATCCGCCCGAATAAAATTCCCCGATGTGGCTTACACCCAAGCGTAAGCCGCATTACTACTTTTGTAAGGATGTAGTTGTGACTGATATAACAACGACCCCGGTGACAGATGAAACTGTTACTCAGCAATCCCCAGTTCAAAATGATAAAGTTCAAAACGACAAACTGCTGATCTCTGTGAGTTTGGCTGTTGTATTTGCTGTTGTAATGATGCTGATCTTCAATCCAGATCAGGTACAAGCTGCCGGCAAAACAGCCTTTGCTGCATTAACCAATACATTTGGCTCTTTCATCCAGCTATTTGCCTTTGCCTCTGTGTGTACCATGTTGTACATCGCAGTAAGCCGCTACGGCACCATTAAGTTAGGCGAAGGCCAGCCTGAATACAGCAACATGAGCTGGTTGTTCATGTTTATCTGTGCCGGTTTAGGTTCGGCGACCATGTACTGGGCGTTTATGGAGTGGGCTTACTACTACAACGGTATTGGTCTAAACATTGAAGGCCAAACCAACGAAGCACTGCGTACTAGCTTGTCTTACGTGATGTTCCATTGGGGTATTACGCCTTGGGCTATCTACGGTCTAGCGTCTATCACTATGGCGTACCACTTCCACGTTAACCGTGCTAAAGGTCTTAACCTGTCATCGCTAATGGTATCTATCCTTGGCATGAAAGAAGACAGCACTGCTAGCCGTGTTATGGGGCGCTCACTGGATCTTATCTTCCTATTCGCAACGTTTGGCGGTCTGATCCTAACGACTACCGTAACAGTGAACACAGTTTCAACTGGTTTCGCTGAGCTGTTCGGCATGGAAAATACCTTCGCAATTAAGGCTATCCTGCTGGCGCTGATCACCCTTACCTTCACCCTAAGCTCTTATATCGGTATTGCTGAAGGTCTGCAAAAAATCGCTCATGCCGCTTGTGGTATGTGCTTTGTGTTTGCTGTGGTTGTACTAGTTCTTGGCGACACAGGCTTTATCGTTGATTTCTTTGTTAACTCACTAGGCTTAACCCTGAGCAACTTCGTTGAGATGAGTCTGTTCACCGACGCAACTAATGAAGGCACCTTCAACAAAGATTGGACTGTGTTCTACTGGTTATACTGGTTCACTTACACACCTGCGGTAGCGATTTTCGTAACTCGTATCTCTAAGGGTCGTACTATTCGCCAGGTGATTTTAGGTCTGATTGCGGGTGGTTGTGGTGGTTGTTGGTTCTTCTTTGGCGCTCTAACGGGTTACTCTGTTGACGCTATGGTCGATGGTGTTGTGAATGCACCTGCGCTACTAAACAGCGCTACTGGTGACATCGCAGTGGCCCAGCTAATTGCTAACCTGCCATTTGGTACCATCTTGTCAGTGTTCTACTTCGTGCTAATGATGTTATTCCTAGCTTCTCACTTAGATGCTACAGCCTTCACCGTAGCAGCAGTAAGCACCAAGAACCTAAAACAAGGTCAAGATCCGACTCGTGAACTACGCGTGTTCTGGTGTGTGATGCTAAGTCTATTACCACTAGCCATGTTGTACATCAACGCGTCACTAGACACCTTGAAAACAGCGGTAACCCTAACTGCTGCACCATTTGTAATCGTACTGATGCTATGTATGTTCGGCTTAAAGAAATTCCTGTCAAACCACAAGTTTGACAACGTTTCAGAGAAATAAATCATGTTGAAAATTACCGATATTGAAGTGCTCCACCTACGCGTTCCAGCAATGGATGCCGATTGTGAATGGGGCGAAGACGCCGTCATCGTTAAAGTGCATACCGATAAAGGTATCGTAGGTGTGGGCGAAGCCGACTCTAGCCCGCTAGTGGTTCAAGCTTGTATCGAAGCGCCACAAACTAACTTCTACTGCAACGGTCTTAAGCGTCTGCTGATCGGTGAAAATGCGCTGGAAATCGAGCGCCTGTGGAACAAGATGTACTGGGGTTCAAACTACATGGGTCGTCGCGGTGCTGGCATCCATGCCATTAGTGCTATCGACATCGCTCTGTGGGATATCGCAGGTCAGTTCTACGGTGTACCAGTACACACGCTACTTGGCGGTAAGTACCGCGACAAGATCCGTTGTTACGGTACCTTTATTCCTGCCGACAAGCCTGAAGACAACGTGGCTATTGTGCAGGGCTTGAAAGACCAAGGTTTCTCTAGCATTAAGTTTGGTGGCGGCGTGATGGGCGATGACCCAGACACCGACTACGCTATCGTTAAAGCGGTGCGTGAAGCGGCAGGTCCAGAGATGGAAGTGCAGATCGACTTAGCGTCTAAGTGGCACACCTGTGGTCATTCAGCCATGATGGCGAAACGTCTAGAAGAGTTTAACCTCAACTGGATTGAAGAGCCGGTACTAGCAGACAGCCTGATCAGCTATGAAAAGCTGTCACGTCAGGTATCGCAAAAGATTGCTGGCGGTGAGTCGCTAACCACTCGTTACGAGTTCCAAGAGTTCATCACTAAGTCTAACGCCGATATCGTTCAGCCAGACATCACCCGTTGTGGTGGTATCACTGAAATGAAGAAGATCTACGACATCGCGCAGATGAATGGTACTCAGCTGATCCCTCATGGTTTCAGCACCGGCATTCTGTTGCATGCTTCGGTACACTTCTTAGCGGCTTGCGAGCAAGGTACGCTGATGGAGTTCTCTCAGAGCAGCAGCCCACTATTCACTAGCTTAGTGAAAAACCAGCTGCAGTTCGATAATGGCTTTGTGGCCGTATCTGACGCACCAGGTTTAGG
Protein-coding sequences here:
- a CDS encoding UxaA family hydrolase; amino-acid sequence: MMNSFIGFGRTDGSVGIRNHVLIMAVDECCDGIARAIADSIDNGIVVTNYNTCMYGGNEEMINTMIHTGNNPNVAGVLVLAMGCGSIDPEIVAAPIRETGRPAFSLVCMKQQGTRATINQGKELAQQLQQAAQDAPRVEKPISELIIGVKCGGSDTSSGIASNPSVGRAVDTLVDMGATAIAGELIELVGCESILRQRAVSTEVADKLERLIHQEEARWHVDGAEVETMSIGNSVGGLTTLEEKSFGALSKTGTRAIQDVLQINHLVHEKPTTAGFYLSEATHLCGSAGMHFAALGAHLILWTTGGAGFNNPIVPVIRVSGNQYLLNEDIDIDASGIMRAEEGVESVAERIVAKVSKVAQGQQTNIEEIGYSYCSLYQKDQRLETVLRFKPGC
- a CDS encoding SAF domain-containing protein, whose amino-acid sequence is MKKAIQLDPADNVATLLVDAVKGDEIEIISTNNQVIDLVTCLQAITFGNKVALTDIAAQQLITKASYPVGVAIKAIPRGELAHVQNVRSQRLDIPDNIIQEIIKQMRIEQA
- a CDS encoding LysR substrate-binding domain-containing protein, encoding MNTTQVSSSARLPQLSWFMAFKAVADKQSFTEASRELCLTQSAISQQVAKLEAVLRTKLFYRGGRHIQLTEDGQRLLLQVNQPIQELMGVVDGFHNNAEHYTLHIEMEPVFSRQVVSKLLPKFLAQHPNLLVGQMLTTNHFDFLPQTELAIKWGDGEWEGFDSQFLCSLDYVPVCSPEYLKRKPLTVPADLAKANIIHDRDNFDWKYWLNYYPVARLELQKCHYASESQVVMSLAMSGLGVAVCAYQQIQEELADGRLVMPFPELKVRHQRAYYILTRKNKSLSPQAHSFMQFVREAMLT
- a CDS encoding mandelate racemase/muconate lactonizing enzyme family protein; translation: MLKITDIEVLHLRVPAMDADCEWGEDAVIVKVHTDKGIVGVGEADSSPLVVQACIEAPQTNFYCNGLKRLLIGENALEIERLWNKMYWGSNYMGRRGAGIHAISAIDIALWDIAGQFYGVPVHTLLGGKYRDKIRCYGTFIPADKPEDNVAIVQGLKDQGFSSIKFGGGVMGDDPDTDYAIVKAVREAAGPEMEVQIDLASKWHTCGHSAMMAKRLEEFNLNWIEEPVLADSLISYEKLSRQVSQKIAGGESLTTRYEFQEFITKSNADIVQPDITRCGGITEMKKIYDIAQMNGTQLIPHGFSTGILLHASVHFLAACEQGTLMEFSQSSSPLFTSLVKNQLQFDNGFVAVSDAPGLGIELDEELIAKYRVN
- a CDS encoding GntR family transcriptional regulator; protein product: MKITKESLESQAIRYLRTHILEGHIKLGEKLVESALAKQLELSRSTVRMALNSLVNEGLVIQKPYSGWQVVEINEQDLWELYHLRVALEGEAAAMAAKWASKTDKTRLADFFQEYQLLCLQHSDDTRRISEMDWQLHQLIIEICGSVRMQSQYKQILYPLQAYIALTHQDYDLSDSASSHQALVQAICSGDAETAFEQARANITPMTRGGELSESN
- a CDS encoding BCCT family transporter produces the protein MTDITTTPVTDETVTQQSPVQNDKVQNDKLLISVSLAVVFAVVMMLIFNPDQVQAAGKTAFAALTNTFGSFIQLFAFASVCTMLYIAVSRYGTIKLGEGQPEYSNMSWLFMFICAGLGSATMYWAFMEWAYYYNGIGLNIEGQTNEALRTSLSYVMFHWGITPWAIYGLASITMAYHFHVNRAKGLNLSSLMVSILGMKEDSTASRVMGRSLDLIFLFATFGGLILTTTVTVNTVSTGFAELFGMENTFAIKAILLALITLTFTLSSYIGIAEGLQKIAHAACGMCFVFAVVVLVLGDTGFIVDFFVNSLGLTLSNFVEMSLFTDATNEGTFNKDWTVFYWLYWFTYTPAVAIFVTRISKGRTIRQVILGLIAGGCGGCWFFFGALTGYSVDAMVDGVVNAPALLNSATGDIAVAQLIANLPFGTILSVFYFVLMMLFLASHLDATAFTVAAVSTKNLKQGQDPTRELRVFWCVMLSLLPLAMLYINASLDTLKTAVTLTAAPFVIVLMLCMFGLKKFLSNHKFDNVSEK